A stretch of DNA from Arachis hypogaea cultivar Tifrunner chromosome 19, arahy.Tifrunner.gnm2.J5K5, whole genome shotgun sequence:
TCCCTTTGGATTTTATCTGAAGACAGGAGATAGGCAACTACAAAAGGTTAAAAATGTTTTTGCATTGTCTTCAGAGTACAGAAACTAAAATCTTTTGTCCATCCCATGAATGGAGAACAGAGCACGACAAAGAATTTTCCTTTGCGAGGATTTGTCCTAAATGTTTgtgattttttgtaaaaaatagtcTTAACGATTAGTTTAGTTGTATTTAATTTTGtccatgatattttttatttgcgTCAAAATTACTCATGGACACTAATTCTATATAAAATGCtggagacaaaattaaaaagttttaaaagatagttttgacacaaataaaaaagttaaatgaaattaaatattaaaggtatttttaaaaaaattacaaattgttaatgacaaaaaatatgctttatcatttttttttaattccaacCTTACCCTATTTACACCCAACATGTGAAATAGTCCTGAAAACTTGTTAATATTAAACATAAGAATCATAAAAGTTCGAATAATACAATCAAACACAAGTCAATCTTTATTACCTTTGCGGTGGAATTGTTGGAGCAAGCATAATATATATGAAGATCAAGTATATATTATAGTTGCTGAAAATAATGCGGATTATGATTCAATTGAAACAGGAAGTGAGGACGGATTACAATCCAGAATACGCACGATTATATGCAGCATTGCGCACTGGTGATTGGGACGGCACTCGTGAATTTCTTAACGGGCATGAGGGAGCATTGACCGCGAGAATTTCGCACGAGGGTAAGAGAGCTCTTCACGTTGCAGCTCTATTCGGGCACCGCCACATCGTGGAGCAACTGTTGCAGTTAATGTCAGCAGACAACGTTAAACTGAGAGACAATAGAGGACTCACGGCTCTTCATGAAGCTACTTACGGTAAAGACGTCCAGCTGGTAAAATGCCTTGTGGAAAAAGGCAACAGGGAATTACTTACTATTCCTTCAAACACTGGTTGGATTCCCCTCACACGTGCTCTTAGCGTTGGTAACAAGGAAATGGCTGCTTATCTTTTTTCAGTCACACCATGGGAAGAATTAACACCTGAAAAGGGATCTAATGGGGTTAGAATTCTCATCATGTGCTATTATTCTCAGATATTGTTAGGTATTAGCATCTATCTAGGAATtctattttcaattaaataaCTGTAAGCCCATATTTGACGTAAAGAAAAATCCAGGgccattaatttttatttattttgggttttttttttctgaacatcaattaataaaaataaattgataactaaGTGTTggccaaaaaattttttaaaatgagaaagttgataaaaaaatattagtacatAATAATAtattgttttctaattttttatcctTGCACAACAGATAAGGCTCTAGAATTGTTGCGTTATTGCCCAAAGTTAGCAGTAATACCGTTACCAGCAAGCCATCGTGGGCGTGAATCAACTCTTTTGGAGGCTTTGGCAAGTGTACCTTCTGCCTTTCCTAGTGGGCGTCAACTCACGTTCTGGGAAAGATGGATCTTTAGAAGTGAGTATAATAACTACCCTTAGTTAAACATTACGACGTACTTTATATAATTGTATTTGCTATTCTCAATCGTCCTTATGGATTTAAAATTAGTAAGTTTTGAACCTTTGTTGTGCTGGTGGGACTGACTTCTCTCTCAATCTGTAATTATAGGAAGACGGAATATATGCAAGGTTGATAAATCAAAGTTAACCTATAAGCACCCTCGTGAGCTTCTAGAGATTGCATGTAAAGAGCTATTCAAATTAAATATAGCAGAACTTGAAAATAGTCGAGCACATCTCGCAGTTATTCAAGCTGCCAAAATGGGGATCCCAGAGTTTATCAAGGAAGTGACAAAGGAGAACCCACAACTCTTCTGGGGATGGCCAGACGAAAATCCGAGAAACGCTATATTTGTTGGTGTTGAATATCGCCAAGCCAGTGTTTTTGATCTTATTCACGGTACGGTTTGGAAAAATGCACTTGCGGAGATGAATGACTGGAATGGTGACACTCTGCTTCACATGGCAGGACTGTTAGCTCCGAGCGCACAGCTTCATGATATCTCTGGTGCTGCTTTACAAATGCAAAGAGAATTGCAGTGGTTTAAGGTCGGTACTCAATCAataaaagttagttagttagttagttatataATATATTACATGTATGTGGTGGTTATTAATTGGTTGCTCACGCGTTCAGGAAGTGGAGAGTATCACGCCAGCTCTAAGAAAGCAATCTCTAAACAACGACAAGAAAACTGCTCGACAATTGTTTACAGAGGAACACAAAGATTTGGTGAAACAAGGTGAGAAATGGATGAAAGGAACAGCCACTTCATTTAGTCTTGTAGCTGCTCTTGTAGCCACGGTGGTTTTTGCGGCTGCATTTACAGTTCCAGGTGGTAATGACCAGATCACAGGTTACCCTATTTTctcaaagaaaaaggcatttgtGGTGTTTGTATTATCTGATGCAATATCGCtcttttcttcttcaacttcCATAATCATGTTCTTAGGCATTCTCACTTCCCGTTATGCTGAAGATGATTTTCTCAAGGCATTACCTGTGAAGCTTATCACAGGCCTTCTGACTTTATTTATCTCCATGGCATCCATGTTGGTAGCATTTTCTGCGGCGCTCTTTGTTGTGCTTCACGGGAAAGCATGGATTGTTATACCTTTAAGTTTTCTTGCTTGTGTTCCAATTGCTTCCTTCATTTGGTTGCAGTTTCCACTTTTTGTGGAGATCACAATGTCAACCTTCGGGCCAAGCATCTTTGATAGGAATGCTAATAAGCACTGGCTCACTCGATAATTCACTGCCTACCAGCCTGCTTCTTCTCATACTGATCCAAGTCCTTCAATTAAAGAGCAGAGAGCAGAGAGCTACCAGTTTGAGCatagttaaatttgaatttttcttttgcaTGTTGACCAAGTTGTAATTTGATGCCATAAACATGGACAAATCATTTATCATTATGCTTATGTCATATGCGGTGtcttatgttttttttatagtgaaattaTGCTTTGATACCTACTTTCAGATTTTGTTGTTTTGATGAACAATGCACCGTATTACATATAGCAATTATACAGTTGCACTTGATGTACAAGCTAATGTTATATGAATTAATTTGTTTTTGGTGCTAGTATGCTAtatgaatatttatattttaatttgtatatatttacagATTTAATATTGTTAAAGTATTTAATAATTAGATTTTATGGCTTCTTATTCGAAATGAGGTAGCCGATCATAATGTTCTCATGTCAGAGTTTGCAGAACATTC
This window harbors:
- the LOC112779841 gene encoding uncharacterized protein yields the protein MTCTSLSLSAAPKFSGDKYDFWKIKMRRFLVANELWEIVDNGFEVPVANAQLNDGQQQTLRENSSKDAKALFTIQSVVSDKVFPTIMNATTAKEAWDTLQLGYHRTKEVRTDYNPEYARLYAALRTGDWDGTREFLNGHEGALTARISHEGKRALHVAALFGHRHIVEQLLQLMSADNVKLRDNRGLTALHEATYGKDVQLVKCLVEKGNRELLTIPSNTGWIPLTRALSVGNKEMAAYLFSVTPWEELTPEKGSNGVRILIMCYYSQILLDKALELLRYCPKLAVIPLPASHRGRESTLLEALASVPSAFPSGRQLTFWERWIFRRRRNICKVDKSKLTYKHPRELLEIACKELFKLNIAELENSRAHLAVIQAAKMGIPEFIKEVTKENPQLFWGWPDENPRNAIFVGVEYRQASVFDLIHGTVWKNALAEMNDWNGDTLLHMAGLLAPSAQLHDISGAALQMQRELQWFKEVESITPALRKQSLNNDKKTARQLFTEEHKDLVKQGEKWMKGTATSFSLVAALVATVVFAAAFTVPGGNDQITGYPIFSKKKAFVVFVLSDAISLFSSSTSIIMFLGILTSRYAEDDFLKALPVKLITGLLTLFISMASMLVAFSAALFVVLHGKAWIVIPLSFLACVPIASFIWLQFPLFVEITMSTFGPSIFDRNANKHWLTR